The window CTtcagggtcttttccaacccaaatagCTCCATGATTCCTAGGGTATTTTGTTTAGATGGGTCACTTCACACATACCTAATGTTGATCTCGACTCAGAAGGATGCTTGCCTCTTTCTTGCAGGGATGGCTGGCTTTGCCGTGTTGGTTGGGTACGGGCTGTACAAATTGAAGCACAGAGGTGACATGAAAATGTCACTTCACCTTATTCATGTGCGCGTGGCAGCCCAAGGCTTCGTCGTGGGAGCACTCACATGTGGTGCGTACTGAACAGGAGGACCTCTTGCATCTCTTCTCTTAGTGGTTTAGGCAGCGTGCATGAAATGTTGGGGTGGAAGTGTGCCACCTGTTACATTTTAGGATGTTTATGCTCATGACTGGTGTTTGCTCAGACTTCCTAGAGTAGTGTGATTTTTAACTACACATTTAATATTAAGCTGTGCAAACTCTGAGAGTAGAAGTTTTGACTGCTTTTAGATGTGGAAAGTATGTGAGGTTGTGCAGATGTTGACATTAAgaggcaaataaaataaaagaatggtGTGACATTAATATTTCCCCTTGTAAATATGTTGCTGTTCCTGAATATAGCACATTGGATGACCAGTTTATGTAGAGTGTAGtattacatatttttgtatatatattttcaggACTGAATGTACCAGTGTGTACATCCCGGGTCTTACCTAAGTATTTCAGCTATGTATGTGTGCCAGTGCCTATCCCTTGAAACACTGCTGATACTCAATTCCAAGAAGTTACAGCAGAAAAGCCTGACTGCAAAGCAGACTAGAATTGGCTTGGGATCAGCATTTTCATATACAGTATAATTTCATATCAGATTTCTCTGTATATGAAGAAGTCAGTGTTCATcactgctattaaaaaaaagaggaagggaaacatTATTTCATGGCTGAGACTCTCTCTTACAGTTCAGACTGAAACCTTTTATTGTTTTAACAAAGCTTTCTGattgtgtttgtgtttctgtcttGTAGGTGTGCTGTATTCAATGTTTCGGGAGCATGTGCTGAAGCCCAAGGAGTAGCAGAAAGCTGATTGAAATCTCTGTCTTGGTGGTGGCCTGTGTACTGCAGCTACAAGCCTCCTATCAAGGGGTTcttgaggaaaaacaaaaaccacaataTTAGAGAATTGCCCTGTATATATTTGGTGTACAGAACACTGTCTTGGAGCTGGCAGCCTAAATGATTGTGCACTGGGGTAGTGGGTGTCAGGGTCTGCTTGATTGACATTAACATATCCCAGCTTTTAGGGGATATAGTAGAGTACAATGCCTTTATCTTCTCCTCAATTATCAATTCTTCCCTAAAATTGGTGGCTTCTTTTGCTGCCATTGCCCAAAACCAGTCTGAACTAGCTTCTGTGAGGCCTTGGGCAGCATGTGGAGGCCAGGCCTGTAAGTGTCATGAatgttttgctgtcattttctaTCTTGTGTATTTGTCAGCCTCCAACTTTGTAATTTAGAAGCTTCTAGTAGCACTAAACGATTTCTAAAATATTGAGAGAGATAcaaacatctattttttttttatttaaggcaTAAGTATTTGGTATGTTACAGCTATTTAAATGTTGTATTTATTCATTGTTAATGAGGACACAGGCTCCCTATTTTTACTATAGATTTTCAGACTCTTAAATCGCTGTATTTTGTAACTTTATTTACAGTGTTCTTctgaataatatttaaatataacatttaaaatagatATTGTGGAAATTAAACCTTTATTTGTTGTTCTAACACTTTCAGCTGAAGTATATGATCTAGCTCTGATTTCTGTGGTATCATTCCCCATGGAAATTTTTAACCATTTAAATCTGAAAAGGCCCCATAATCTTTTGAGGTGTTAAAACCCTTCTGTCAATTGCTACTGTTATTTTACACTCGGACCCCTTGTATCTCCAACAGCagtcacaaaaataaatatgttgaGAAATCCGATTTGTAAAAAcctcattttctcctcttaGCTTACATTCCATGGTGACAGTTGATGTCTCTGCAGCATATACCACAGGGTCTATACTGCAGCTCTGTCTGTGACATATTGTACAGTCCAGTGGGAGataaaatgtgaataaatgTATGAGCACTAGAGGTAACAAGTGTTTGGTTATGGATTTGTTGTTGGGCGCACCCCCTGTACGTGCCTTCTCTTGCAGAGGGATGAGGTGAGCTGCTGTGTCTGGATAGAAATCCCCTGAGAGGGTGCGGTGCTCCTGCAAAGGGCATTCCCAGCCGGCACAACTTCACTGTCCTTGGCTGCTCTCACAGCCCTCCCTCACAGGTGACTAGCAGCAAAGGCATAAAGAAACGCCCCTCCACCGCACAGAGACCTTTTCCCGTCAGcgccttcctcctccccttcaaCGGGGCGGGATAAGGAACAACCCCATTCCCTCCACCGCCTCACCCCGAGGGGCCGGGCTTCTACCGGGAAGAGGCGGTCCTGTGCACAGCTGATCGGAGCTATCATGGCGGCTGGCCTGAGGGGTAGGGCGCATGCGTGGCCCTGCCCTTCCACTGCCCTGGTGGCTTGGGCGCCGTTGCTATGGGAACCGCGTGGGGCTGAGGCTGGCCCGGGAGCCGGAGCCGGATCGGCCGGGCCCAGCGGGCAACCAGCAGGAAGGGGCGGCTGGGGGGTCCCTGCCGCTGCCCTCGGGGCCGGGGAAGGCGGTTTCGGTAGGCAGAGGGGTGGGGAGgtgcgggaggggggggggacacacacgaCTCCGCTCTCCCCGCACATTAGATCTGCAGCAGAACCCCTATGCCAGGTTTGGGCTCGGTGCCCAGGCAGACTGTCGGGCTAAAGATTGCCCTCTGGCCATCGTTCATACCCACGGGGCTATGCGGAGGCGCCGGACTCCGCTCTTTGCTCTTGTCAGTTCATAGTGCACCCTGTCCCGGTGCAGGCTGCAGTGCGTCCCTGCCCACACGGgacaggcaggcacagagggacGTGATCCGCCTTTCTGCACTTCATCAGGATGGGTGCTGCCCTCGTATCAGAAAGGGCGTGTGTTAGTTACTCAGCAAAAAGCCTTTGATAGTTTTTACTGATTGTTCGTCGTAGACCAAAGGTGCACTTGGGTTTCTTGCTGATGGTAAATGTCAAACAGAAGGAGAGGCGGCTGGAATACATCAGAAAACTGCTCATCTTTAGTCATATTTAGTAAGGCTCTAGACATTTAAGTGGGTTGCAGTATTATGGCTTTAATGTTATCACTTAATGCTTAGAAATCTGAGGGGAAATATAAGTCATGCTCTTGGTGTCTTGTGCCCAAAGGGAGCATTAGGATAAACAGACATCTTCCATCCTTTGTCAGTCCCACATTAACCCAAAAATGGAGGGATCTGCACCTTTCTTTGGAACACAGGAAGGAAGGCTGGATGGTTGCTGATGGTTTGTGTTCTGTTTAGTGAGTGTACCATGGTGGCCTGCTGCACTCTTGGGTTTGACCCCAGCTTGctcttcattaaaaatgtttatttaaatgatgtgtttaaaaacatttgataacatttcttttttgataCTAAAGTGGAAAAGGCTCAAAAACCTTTTTGAAGAGTGCTTGAAAACTGTTTATAGGAAAAGGCACTTGAAGCAAGGCAGTGAGATTGAGGATCCCAGTGGCTGAGAGGAGGAGGtgacagagaagctgtgcagaGGTCAGTgagggaaaacagcaaagcagttttTAGAGGAGGATGTTTTTCAAAGAGATGTTGATCTCTGTTTGCtgtcactttttattttcttcttgttatgATTTTAGTAAACAATGGAGTCAAACATAAAAGAGAATGAAcattttcaaagccaatttAAGGCTTATCAAGAACAACAGCAAAAGCGGCTGCAAAACCTaatggagaagaaggaaaagcagaatggtCAGAAGGGTGATAATGGCAATACAAAGGAGACTTTCAGAATCCCGAATGATCTAAACCTCTTTGAAACAGGACAACCTTTAAACGAAGATGGTGACAAAAGGTAAAGCTGTAGTAGCACCATTTATTCAGGAAGTCACAGAAGTGTATTTAGCATACGGTCTTATGAAACTCATATTAAGTGGACAGCACACTTTCTTCACATATCAGGCTTATCAGTATACTGATGTCATGGTTCCCAGgctaaaagtcaaaaacacagcagtacaCCAGCTACtgtggagaaaaatgactgctactgctgaacccagacaGCTGAGAAGACTCACTGTCCCTAAAGTGTCTATCCTTAGTGCACTACGATGTGCACTTTATTTTCAATGTCTCACAAATGAAGAGTGGAAGGACAGAAGGGTTAAGGATGACATGCTAGGGGCAGCTAGATATTATCTGTCAAAATCCAGTCATTCAGAATCACTAACACTGTTGGTTAGTTCCTACCTGGCCTTGTAAAGAAACAGGTTCCCTACGTGAATAATTTCCAGAGACAGATAAGGACAAAAAAGCTAACAGGTGCACCCCGGAGGCCTGCAGAAAAGTGTTTCCCTGTCTATCTTTGTGCTACAACCTGACTTAGTAGATGAAAAGAAAGCCAGGTATGTAGGAGGGTCTCATAGGCAGAGTTGCTTCCTGGTTAAGACACTTGACAGGGTTGTACAAGGTAAGGTTTTAAATCTTACTGGCgatgggggtttggggtttgcaTCCATTGGGGCAGTATCTGGTTTACCAGGACATTGGATATTCTGGTATGGATCTCCCTTGATCTTGTTTTTAGAACGGAGTTACTGGAGCAGAGAATTGAACCTTCATCTGAGCTGATTTATCTTCCTCCTAGGATATAGTTGGTCGGTCTTCCCTTCTGACCCAACTGATATTTTTTGTTACAAACTAGAACAGGTCTTAAGTTGAACACATCCCAAAGATGTATGCAGTGTTGGCTATTCAGGGATATGCTCTGTGTTAGTGGTGAAGCCAGCTGAAGAAattcctgcttctgcttcctccctgcagctgtgctgaTACAGCTGTTTGCTGGAAACTGGGTTAACTTTCTGGAGCAAGAGTACTTTTATCTCAGGTCATTCAACAAGGAGGAGCTGACAGCTTTGCCAAAACCAGCAAATCACAGGTGCAAAACCACAATTAGGCATATACCTTTGAGATAGTTTTCTCTCCGAGCATCTGGAGTTGTGAAGGGTACCTCTACCCTAATGCTTCTGATGTGACCTCTACTAGCTGTCCTCTTCCCTTCAACATTTTGTTCTGATAGTATATGGAAGATTACTATGAAGATCTGGggtttgtatatatatatacatatatatatatatttaatggaGAGGGAGACTGATTCCCATAGTTCAGATGTGGATTTGCCTAGTAGAGGAGAAGGCATAGGTGCTCTCATAGCACATCCTGGTGCAGTGTGCATTCCCTGACATGCAGAGTATAGGAGAGTCCCAGCAGTTTTCTGTTATTTACGGTCCAGTAGTTAAAGTCTGAGTAATTCAAGAGCTATTGTGTACCTCTGTTTTCAGTGACACTGACTGTTGAAAGTCCCCATTTGACACTGCAGGTGTAGCAGATTTATCTGTATTGTCCTTTGCTTGTGTACTTCTGTGTTCAGCAAAAGAGGGGTTACGAGTGTATCAAATCCAGGCAGAATTTGCTTCTGGAATGGATTCACCAGGATGTACTTTGCAGTATTCCCATGACAACACATTAGAAACTTGTTCCAGAATAACAGGACTCCATATGGTCCGCAGTGGCAATGATTTCAGCATGTCAGTGTTGTTTATAGCAGCAATGGAAAACATTCTCCCCTCAGAAGTTTTGCTTCCTCTGAGCCTTGggagtttgtttttccttcctctgtcctACTCCCAAATTTTGTTTAGGGGAGTAGTTAGCTGAGACTTCtgtctttctggtttgttttttctgtcatttaatcCTCCCTACTGGAtgaacagttggacttgatgaccttaaaggccttttccaacctggttgattctatgattctactctCTTTGGTATATTTAAGATTAAGTAATTCTCCCCATCACGTGGAGAATTTGTAACGGAGTTGGGAAAGACACCTGAATTTCAGTTACAGACCCTGTTCATAAGCTTCACCTGTCTCTATTTCCTTGAACTAGAGTGAAAAGGGTTACCTTTGGGTGACCTGTTTCTTTTGGCTGACTTTCTGTACCTGAGCCACTGGGATGGGAACTGCTGCTCCTTTGTAATATGTAGAGTCACTCTGGGATGGGTGGGATAGAGATGTTTCTCAGAGGAGACTCCCACTCTGTGCAGCTGGGATTTGTGTCCATCCTGCTGTAAGTGCTTTCTGTTAGGACTTGGAAGCCAGCTCTGAAGAGGACATTGCTGCTCAGGTGTGATAAGACCTGAGAGCCTTCTTTCATGTTAATTCGCTAACTGTTAAAAATCCTTTTGTCCACATATCTCTAATTAGACCTGCACACTTCTATGAGGGGTTGCATGTGGGAATAACTTAGTTTTGCCTCTTTTGTGCTCAGagtgctgcttgctttcttctcttttgtaaACAGCTGCCTTTGATCTCCCTTTGATTTGCAGCTTTGAAACACAAGTGCATTTCTTATCATCTCATAAATTGACTGTGCTGTTTATGGCAGTGCTTTAAGGGGTCATTTCTTTCTGATAGGTACTTATGGACTGAGCAATTAAAAGTTTCAAAGTCTAGTTGGAGCAAAAAGCTTGCTAAcactttttaatagaaaagatTTAGGTGACTACTGAGGTAGCTGACTTGCCTGGCTCTGGGTATGTTTAAAGCCACCAGTATATACTGTAACAACTGGGCTTAATCCAAATCTTTGTGATCATCCACTGTTCCAGATTAAGTCATCAAAATGCAAACGTTTAGGGCTACTCTGTAGATAATAGGAATCCAGGGGTCAATTCATCTGGCTGATTTAGGTGTCTAATGATATTTGAGATGCTGTAGGATATCGGGAACTTCCACATAGGGAGGATAGATAGGACATGGAAGACCTGCACTCTGCGGTAGCAGCAGCTAGGGGTTGAGTGGGCAGCCCAAATGGCACCTGCATATGGGTAACTGAACTGAGTCCCCTCATCAGGGCACTTAGTGGCACTGCGCGAGCAATTCAGATGGCAGCTAGTCTGTAGGCAGTACTGGTTGTATTGACTGGACCTCCTCTGACTTTTGTGTGCATTTTGGCTTGCTGCTTACAGAGAGATGCCCATGTCTTGGTACAGAGTGGGACCCCACCCTGAAACTCAGAGCAAAATGAAGAAACTCAGATGGGTGGGGAGAGGAAACTCAGAGGCTGTGCAGGCAGAATGGGAATTATGGACTTGAGCCAGCAGGGTCTCTATCACAAACTTATTTACCAAAGACAGTGTCAGTACAACTTCTCTAGCACATTTGGTTTCCTGCCTGGGGAATGGAGACCTGTTCATTGATTGCTGCTGGCTAAAAGGTGTGTCTAAAGTTGGAGGATGTTAGTTCCT of the Melopsittacus undulatus isolate bMelUnd1 chromosome 1, bMelUnd1.mat.Z, whole genome shotgun sequence genome contains:
- the HIGD1A gene encoding HIG1 domain family member 1A, mitochondrial: MSSGQEPVFPEYETETSQTSKLLRKFKETPFVPIGMAGFAVLVGYGLYKLKHRGDMKMSLHLIHVRVAAQGFVVGALTCGVLYSMFREHVLKPKE